A DNA window from Vigna angularis cultivar LongXiaoDou No.4 chromosome 1, ASM1680809v1, whole genome shotgun sequence contains the following coding sequences:
- the LOC108323391 gene encoding glycine-rich RNA-binding protein RZ1A, whose protein sequence is MSDVEEYRCFIGGLAWSTSDRKLKDTFEKFGKLVEAKVVVDKFSGRSRGFGFVTFDEKKAMEEAIDAMNGMDLDGRTITVDRAQPQQGSTRDDGDRYRERGRDRDRNRDYGGGGGRGSNGGECFKCGKPGHFARECPGEGSRGGGRYGGRESRYGGSSGGGGSHYGPDRNADRSSGGRNRDGGSHGDSGNDRYHRDRAGPYERERRGSGGFR, encoded by the exons ATGTCTGATGTGGAAGAGTATCGCTGCTTCATTGGTGGCCTTGCATGGTCAACATCTGATAGAAAATTAAAGGATACATTTGAAAAGTTCGGCAAGCTTGTTGAGGCAAAG GTTGTTGTTGACAAGTTCTCTGGGCGTTCACGTGGTTTTGGATTTGTCACATTTGATGAAAAGAAAGCAATGGAAGAGGCTATTGATGCTATGAATGGGATGGATTTAGATGGGCGGACTATTACTGTTGATAGAGCCCAGCCTCAACAAGGATCAACTAGAGATGATGGTGATCGCTACCGGGAGCGTGGTCGTGATCGTGATCGTAACCGAGATTATGGAGGTGGAGGGGGCCGAGGATCTAATGGTGGTGAATGCTTTAAATGTGGAAAACCTGGTCATTTTGCTAGGGAATGCCCTGGTGAAGGGTCCAGGGGTGGCGGAAGGTATGGTGGTAGGGAAAGTAGATATGGTGGAAGcagtggtggtggtggtagtCACTATGGTCCAGATAGAAATGCAGATCGTTCTTCAGGGGGCCGCAACAGGGATGGCGGTAGTCATGGAGATTCCGGAAATGATCGATATCATCGTGATCGTGCAGGACCGTATGAGCGAGAGCGACGGGGATCAGGAGGCTTTCGttga
- the LOC108333327 gene encoding uncharacterized protein LOC108333327 yields the protein MWYLCVFYHRLLDYRKPEVESLAQLFGAIEDPQNDDVPFQLQWKLPPHYHTDSPFHFVNLPSEQLAHDIAKRSILVKGMYELWGEGSSYEELKDSVLSYPDERKFPYLDSDSTFKITVDSFGKVISLEEQNELIQGLSYIPFKGRVKLRNPDHNFWLIEVDNYGGNNGLPPIVQKRIFFGREVGGADRKLIPTYQLKSRNYLGPTAMDAEMAFLMANQALATSGKLVYDPFVGTGSILVAAAHFGAMTMGADIDIRVVRDGRGPNCNVWSNFKQYGLPMPVGLLRADNNLPPWRPTLKEVFDAIICDPPYGVRAGGRKSGGRKLLKGAVKPYTVPDDKRTDHIPSTAPYSLVECVHDLLDLAAKMLVMGGRLVFFYPVLREDDFAESHFPEHPCFKLISSSEQILSSRYSRVLLTMVKTGPYTEEIAEVARIKHMEFKENHVKWLEDGNLHSAVFSPADGQLTEAGDPKLIKDPKPKYRGKYV from the exons atGTGGTATTTGTGCGTTTTCTACCACCGGTTGTTGGATTACAGAAAACCCGAAGTGGAATCTCTGGCACAACTCTTTGGAGCCATTGAGGACCCCCAGAACGACGACGTTCCCTTCCAACTGCAATGGAAGCTCCCTCCTCACTACCACACCGATTCCCCTTTCCATTTCGTAAATCTCCCTTCCGAACAACTTGCTCATGACATTGCCAAAAGAA GCATACTTGTGAAGGGAATGTATGAGCTTTGGGGGGAAGGGAGTAGCTACGAGGAGTTGAAAGACTCTGTCTTGAGTTACCCTGATGAGAGGAAGTTCCCGTACTTGGATTCTGATAGCACTTTCAAGATTACTGTTGATAGCTTCGGGAAGGTCATTAGCCTGGAGGAGCAAAATGAACTCATTCAAGGGCTCTCTTATATCCCTTTCAAG GGGCGTGTAAAGTTGAGAAACCCAGATCACAACTTCTGGCTTATAGAAGTAGATAACTATGGAGGTAATAATGGTCTTCCTCCAATTGTACAAAAGAGAATCTTCTTTGGTCGTGAAGTGGGTGGGGCTGATAGGAAGCTTATACCCACCTATCAATTGAAAAGCCGTAATTATCTTGGGCCAACAGCCATGGATGCTGAAATGGCTTTTCTAATGGCCAATCAAGCACTGGCTACTTCTGGGAAGCTTGTTTATGACCCTTTTGTTGGAACTGGAAGTATTCTTGTTGCAGCAGCTCATTTTGGAGCAATGACCATG ggGGCTGACATTGACATTAGGGTAGTCCGTGATGGACGAGGTCCTAACTGTAATGTTTGGAGTAATTTTAAGCAG TATGGATTACCTATGCCTGTTGGTCTTCTAAGGGCGGATAACAACCTTCCTCCTTGGCGTCCAACGTTGAAAGAG GTATTTGATGCCATAATATGTGATCCTCCTTACGGAGTACGAGCTGGGGGACGCAAATCTGGTGGTCGGAAGCTGCTAAAGGGAGCTGTGAAACCTTACACAGTTCCGGATGACAAAAGAACAGATCACATACCATCAACTGCACCATACAGTTTAGTTGAGTGCGTGCATGATTTGCTTGATCTTGCAGCCAAGATGCTTGTAATGGGTGGAAGGCTTGTGTTTTTCTATCCTGTATTGAGAGAAGATGATTTTGCTGAAAGCCATTTCCCAGAACATCCATGTTTTAAGTTGATATCTTCGTCAGAGCAGATCCTTAGTTCACGTTATAGCAGGGTATTACTGACAATGGTGAAGACAGGTCCTTACACAGAGGAAATAGCTGAGGTGGCTAGGATAAAGCATATGGAGTTTAAGGAGAACCATGTAAAGTGGTTGGAAGATGGTAATCTTCATTCTGCAGTTTTCAGTCCAGCTGATGGTCAGTTAACAGAGGCCGGTGATCCCAAGCTTATTAAGGATCCAAAGCCTAAATACAGAGGAAAGTATGTTTAG